A single genomic interval of Helianthus annuus cultivar XRQ/B chromosome 13, HanXRQr2.0-SUNRISE, whole genome shotgun sequence harbors:
- the LOC110898439 gene encoding ubiquitin carboxyl-terminal hydrolase 24, with the protein MTDHNVFVFGSFTEDEIRSMQSSPKENDVPFMFGSLDAATLRSVGFYNRPTNTEITKKPQTKKHVKRSNSNSDEIVHINGNLNNLNTHDSSSLPYSNGIQDNDEKDAELPVSFVPGSVDQSISQQHVTESVAVSAVNQGNEALDVNGTENQIFGPSIGPHKISLELLPRGLVNSGNLCFLNATLQALLACSPFVHLLQELRMGNIPEIGYPTLRAFVEFVSGFDMPSGLQLKKKGDILLGTGKPLRPVMFESVLNNFSPDMPNSFAGRARQEDAQEFLSFVMHQMHDELLKLEGKVSAVNGGKVSLVSSVSDDDDDGWETVGPRNKTAITRTQSFIPSKLSEIFGGQLRSEVKAKGNTPSATIQPFLLLHLNICPDPVRTIEDALHLFSAPETLEGYRASSAGKAELVSASKSVKILELPEIIILHLMRFSYGSQGSTKLLKPVYFPLELILNRGLLVSPSTEGRKYALVATITHHGREPSKGHYTADVLHPSGKWLRFDDASVDSIPTNKVLHDQAYVLFYKQQ; encoded by the exons ATGACTGACCACAAC GTGTTCGTGTTTGGATCATTTACAGAGGATGAGATCAGATCCATGCaaagttctcccaaagagaatgaTGTACCGTTTATGTTCGGTTCTCTCGACGCTGCAACTCTTAGATCCGTGGGCTTCTATAACAGACCAACCAACACAGAAATTACCAAAAAGCCCCAAACAAAAAAACATGTAAAGAGAAGTAACAGTAACAGCGATGAAATTGTACATATAAACGGGAACTTGAACAACTTGAACACCCATGATTCAAGTTCTCTTCCCTATAGCAACGGTATACAAGATAATGATGAAAAAGATGCAGAACTACCCGTATCATTTGTACCCGGAAGTGTTGACCAGTCAATTTCGCAGCAACATGTCACAGAATCTGTAGCTGTTTCAGCTGTAAATCAAGGAAATGAAGCTCTGGATGTAAATGGTACCGAAAACCAAATTTTCGGTCCGTCAATTGGTCCACATAAGATTTCACTCGAGTTACTACCTCGAGGTTTAGTCAACTCGGGAAATTTGTGCTTTCTGAACGCAACTCTTCAGGCTCTTTTAGCCTGTTCTCCGTTCGTACATCTTTTGCAGGAGCTAAGAATGGGCAATATACCTGAG ATTGGGTACCCAACTTTACGCGCATTTGTTGAGTTTGTATCTGGATTTGACATGCCATCTGGCTTGCAATTAAAGAAAAAAGGTGACATTCTTCTGGGAACCGGGAAGCCTTTGCGGCCCGTGATGTTCGAATCCGTTCTGAACAATTTCTCCCCAGATATGCCAAATAGCTTCGCGGGGAGAGCAAG GCAAGAAGATGCGCAAGAGTTTCTAAGTTTTGTGATGCATCAAATGCATGATGAATTGCTTAAGCTTGAAGGAAAAGTTTCTGCTGTTAATGGAGGCAAAGTTTCATTGGTTTCATCGGTgagtgatgacgatgatgatggttGGGAGACGGTTGGCCCGAGGAACAAAACTGCAATTACCAGAACGCAGAGTTTTATTCCATCAAAGTTAAGTGAGATTTTTGGAGGCCAGCTCAGAagtgaagtcaaagcaaaag GTAACACACCCTCAGCGACTATACAACCATTTCTTCTACTCCACCTAAATATATGTCCAGATCCTGTCCGTACAATAGAGGATGCACTTCATCTTTTTTCTGCGCCAGAAACACTTGAAGGATACCGTGCATCATCTGCTGGAAAG GCTGAGCTGGTAAGTGCAAGCAAATCAGTGAAGATACTAGAGCTTCCCGAAATTATAATACTGCACTTGATGCGATTTAGCTACGGAAGCCAAGGGAGCACCAAGTTATTAAAACCCGTCTACTTCCCTCTCGAACTCATTCTTAACCGTGGGCTGCTTGTTTCGCCATCAACAGAG GGTCGTAAGTATGCGCTTGTGGCAACGATAACTCATCACGGGAGGGAACCCTCAAAGGGTCACTACACTGCTGATGTTTTGCACCCGAGCGGAAAATGGCTGCGCTTTGACGATGCATCGGTTGACTCTATTCCTACCAACAAAGTCCTTCATGATCAAGCTTATGTTCTCTTCTACAAGCAGCAGTAG